In Rhodamnia argentea isolate NSW1041297 chromosome 1, ASM2092103v1, whole genome shotgun sequence, the genomic window tgatctgggggttttctttagatggaaacgtcgtagagaggtagaggaaggtgtgtacaaatTTTGGGGTGGTTTCGGGTCCGTTTACTATGCGAACGGGCtctgtttctccaagtcagacTCTAAAACTGCACTGTACAGCAGCAGGGGAGGGACGGTTTTGGGCTGTTTCGGGGCTCCGGCGGCGACGGGAGGTCGCGGGGCTGGTGGGGATGGTTCGAGGGAGTTTTGAGGAGTATGTGGTGGTCGGATTTGGGTGGAGAGAGGCGCCGTGGCGGCGGCTGGTGGCTGAGCACAGAACCGGTGCAACTGGGGCCAAAACAGAGCAGACCGGGTCAGCGGTTGTTCCCGCCTTTCCGGCGGCTTCGCGGCGGTTGCAGGCGGCGCAGGATGGTTGATAGTGGTCTAGGGAAGGCTGGAGTTTCCGTGGAAGGCGGCGATGGCAGCCGGAACTCAAGCAGCAAGTGCCGAGCAACTGCAACAGCAGATTCGGCCCAAAACAGGGCAGTCCGCCCGACGTGATTCCAGCCGGTTCtccggcgactccggcggtGCGGCGACGGTCCGGTTGTGTCGATGGGATTTTGTGAGTGTCGTAGTTTGTCCTGGTAGCTTGTGCAGTGGGTGTCGtggttgaaaaatgaagaacgaagaggaagaaagaggagtaGTGCAAGTCGGTTTGGGGGGGCTAACgtgtgcaagagagagagagagagagagagagagaattctggaAATTTTGACTATGGCTGAGCTGATAAGGTGGGGTCTACTGAGTTAATAGCCTTGTCTCTTAgctcataaaaccctaggggcacaatcgtaattttccaaaatttcagggGCATTTTTGGTACTTTGACATATGAGGGTAGATTGGACATTTGGCCATCCAATCGAGGGTAATTCAAGATTCTCGATGGTTGGCTCAACCCATTTTAAGGCTCGAACTCGAGaaatttcaatctcaaatcGAATTAACTAATCGATCGTATTTCGATTCTATTCGACAAACTATTCCAAAAACTAATCGATTTTCGATTtccaaattctcaaaatataattttgagagACAAAACGAAATTCACGGTCATTCTATAGTCTGAATTTCACTATTTATAGAAGACGAGTTTCAGGGCGTCACAGAAGACATCTCTCACAAATAGCAAAGAATTGTACATAACTGCACTTGAAAAGTAATTGAATGAGGACGTTACAGTCTAGCTAAGGGTTTACAGTTGTGGAAAAACAGATACAGCTGCGTTCAAGCCACAACCTGCACGGGAAGTGAAAGTGACATTTCATCATCTTATCCACAATATCTAATAACAACTCCAATGACACAAGTAAGATATCGTTGTCAACTGTTGTCCATCAGTTTAAACTCGAGAGAATGTTAAAAGTTCCGCATTGCTCAAGCATGCGGTAACTGTGGCCGCACATACATGTATACTCTCAGAAAAATGGGGTACGTTTTCCCCTGGAAATCTTCTAACACTCAATAGATACTTAACATTCTGAATAAGCAACTCCAAAACCTTTTCTCGTGACAATGATGCCCCATATAGTTTACCCCGGCAAAATTTAAGAGCATCCTTCACCAATGCTGAAAGACTAGATGGTCTAGATTGCACCAAACCATCAAATACGTCATCGACATTCTGCCTTTCAGCTTCTGTACTAAACAGTGGCCATGCCTTACAAGACCTTCTCAAATAGAGAGCCACTGTAATGCCAAATTGCTGACAATAAACCAACAAAACGAGTCACTCTCTATGTCATGAAGTCGAACTCTCATGACCTGAAAATAGGTTGAATACCTATGCTCCTGTGGAACTGGTGGCGGAGAACAGGTTCCTCTTCCTTTCATCTAATAGAGTAGTTTCTTGCTGCACTTACTGATTGCACACAATGCAACTCTCTTTTATCATTTATAGCAATATCGGCATACAAATCCTACATATAACCGAATGGAAGAATGATATGACATTGTTCTAAAGTAGAGATCCAAGACATAAGACATAGTAAAAGTCACACTAAGCTTTAGCTTTTCCAGCTCGAATTAAGTGCACTTATACAGTGAAGTGCCACTACATGCCAAATCGAAGAGCATTAAAAATAGCAACTTCTGTTACTTTCATGTTCTTTAAAATGGTTGCGGCGAAGATGAGAATACTTTATCAGATATGGGGCACACAAGAAAAAGACAAGTTAAAGATGAATTTATTAGGTAGGCATTGCTCCAATCAAGGAGAATATGAGAGGACGGTTGAGATGGTTTGACCGGTAAAAGAAAAGACTACTATAGGGCACGAAGGGGGTGCAAACCCATATACAAGAAAGCTAAGAACATAACAAGCTCAGTTACAAGACAAATCATCAACACTGTCGATTAGAGCATTTACATCCACACATAACTTCCAACTATACCAAAAGTTTGAAACTTACAACCATTTCATTAATCACCATAACGGGTGTCTCCTCTACAACGAAGACTCTCTTGTTCCGCTCCAGTGACCATGTTGAGAGAAGAACTGCGGATGCCCTAGTGAGGAGACGTGAGCAAGGGATTGAAGCATGGGTTAAAAGGGGCAGGAGAAGAAGACCTTGAAGGATGAGGGACGAGACGATAtagaaaagagagggagaagaccTTGAAGGACGAGGAAGGAGACAATATAGAAAGATAGGGAGTACTTAGAGCATTAAGAGGATCTAATGAAGATTGTGTGCAATGGCGTGATACAATCCTTACGGCCGACCGCAATTAGTTGGTGAGGCATCATTTATTGTTGTGTTGTGCCTTTTCTTATTTGCTGAAAAGAGAACAAAACACATTCTCGGGGAAGAACTCCAGCATCATCAACCGCAAAATATTTCTACAAcattatcaaaattttaaaactattttctatAGCTCATTAGATTCATTTATCCTATTATTAATGATTTCTCCACTAATCAACAGGATTAACGTGCAAAACATCAGTGGCACGTCCAGATTATGAGACACCACACTTGTTTCAGTAACCTTAAGCAACTGTCATGGAAAAATGGAGAGTCGAACAAGGCATATCGATTATGATACAAAAAATTGGATTAGAACCCTAGCTGATGTATgataaaatttgaaatggaaTTGCTAAATCGATTATGGTTTTTGTAGGTTTTCACAACTGAGAGTGGTTTTTTTAGATGTTCTCTTTCATTCTTTGCTTAAGCTAGTTTATTTTTTCTGCGAGTCACCTGTGACATGTGGGGAAATTCACTTTTACAGCAGCATGAAAGGAAACAATTTCTTACAGAAACGGACAATTGAATAACATTCACGAGTCTCGTGACATttcaattccacaaataaaaggagaaaaccCCTCTTACAAGGATAGGGACTTCCGGCGGAACTTCAGAGAAAAGAATCGGGCTGTGTGATTTCTCGGAGGGGCCTGTTGGCGAACCGGATGAGGTTGGAATTAGTGTtcgaatgataatcattttgtTTATGGAATCAATTTCTggatagaaatagatttttctatttctagttcTGGACGAGTTTCTAAGCAAATAAACACGTTTGATAATGACATAGTATTTATGTTCCGGTAACATCATAAAATATCTAGGGCTGTCTGAGATCGGTGGGCCGGCGGATCAGCTACTAGTGGACGGCGAGCCGGCGAATGGAGAGCCTATGGACGGCGAACAGGCGGATGCCGGACCGGCGACTGGGATGCaatagagagagtgagagtgagcatgataaaaattattatttctcaattttgttccagaaatagagAAGCTGAtaattttaacttctcatttttattctaaatctttagaacaaaaatttgttccagaaatagaaaaatgaaattgcgttgtcaaacggatttttgttctcaaaacaggtttAGAACATAAATAGAGAAATAATGTTATTATTCATGCCCTTAATGTACCGGTCATTAGGAAAATAACTTCCTAAATACAAACACATACTAACATTTCAACATCAGACAGAAGGGAATAACCCATCAATCGAAGTATGAAAACTAACCCTTTTCGCTATGATGCACACATCATGAGCAAAAAccaaaaggggaaaagggaaagaaaacaaaaagaagaagagcaagtTTGACCgaacagagagggagagagacgaaCGAGATTGACTCAAGAAGAGCTGTTCCGGGTGGAGCTCCGGAGGAAGGAACCACACTTGGTGATCTCTCGGATGGACTTGTCAGTGAACCGGATCAAGTTGTAGATCCACGCCCCAGAAATTGCCCCGACTGTCGGTGCCACGATGTAGATCCACAGCTTATCGTAATGGTGAAACACTATCGCCGGACCCAAGCTCCTTGCTGGATTCATTGACGCTCCCGTTACTGGCCTAaccaccacccaaaaaaaaaaaaaaacatattatcATTACGAAATCCTTAATTTCTTCCCTGACTACTATTATGTTTCTTAGCAAAACGAAAATTCTCGCCCGATCAGAGCGAAAGTTTTCATGGGATAGAAGTTTGGTCTGACATccgaggaaaatgattttgataatCAAGATAAACTTTCGCTTTGAATTGCCGGCCAAAGTACATACAGAGAATGTAATTTAGGAAAAGGTTGAGGATGGTCTTTTCATTGATGGTGTAGATTATGACATTTACATGATAATTTGGAACAGTAACATCTTACCAGATCAAACTATATCCTATGATGTTCtttattttaaaagatgtagCCGATCACGTACAATTTATTTTAAGTCAATAACCACggtcagaattttttttcagcCTGAGATGAGAGGGAGATGAACACAAAGGAATAGAAATGGTCAATACCCTGCGAACATCACGTTCAGCAAGACTGTAGCACCAACAGCAAGGCCAGCGAGCTCCCCTATCTGCACCAATCGCAAACATGAATTAAATTAAGTAATTAATGAAAGTGATAATTGAATTTCGTATTTTTAAAGTCCTTTTGTAATTTAAAAACCAAGACGCGGAAGATCATCTAATTTGACTGTAACGAATGTATAAATCAACTTCAGAAGAATCGAGTGCCAATTGTGTGGCGAGAAGTCCCATCAACCGGCATGTGATGAGCGAATGAGTAATGATTCTCTTCCTCGCATTCAATATGCAAGATTCTCCATATCCCTCCGGTGACGGCTGCTCTAATTGTACAGCAATTTCCATTGAAATATCACCAATTATCAGCAAGTAATTCAAAGAAAGAAGTTAGAACTCACTGCTCTATTGTCCGTGGCAACGCCCGAGATGATGAACATGAGGTAAAAAGTGATGATGAACTCAAAGACAAAACATTGCATGTCCGAACCGGCCGGTTGAGTCCCTAGGAAATGGTTCGGCTCCCTAGTGAATAGCAACCGCAGTGTCCCGTTCGCCAACGTCGATCCCACAACTTGTGCCAATATATATGGAGGTACCTgcacgccaaagaagcaaatgcaACCGAGAGGAAGTTTTAGCTTAGCGAAGAATTAATGAAGGAATCCTCCGTTGATTGCCTAAACTGATGCTTTCGCGAGTCAAGATTTAGATAGAACACATAAGATTGCGAACAGATTAACTCGTAAGAAATTTAGAGGATTCTTCGATTGGGAAAGATTTGGATCCGTCAAGCTCATTCATTTGGATCATTTTTGCAAACCATTCAAGAGCTAGCCACGAGATACTGCCAACCAGTAACTAATGGCCTCTAAAGCTGGTGGCTGCTTAGAATCATGTGATCAAAGCAAAAGCTTTTCTAGATAGGCCTCGGACTGCCAGGTCAAACAAGCAAAATTTGGCGTCCGTCATTTGACACGGATTGGGACATATTTTAAATGGGGAGATGGACAAAAGTAGCTTAGGAGTTATGGTTGCACCTGTTTCCATGGAAACCTCTTGCAGGTGGCGAAAGCAATGGTGACAGCCGGGTTGAAATGGGCGCCGGAGATGTGTCCGACCGAGTACACCAACACCATCACCGCCAAACCCCACACTATCGATATCCCCAGCAGCGTCACCACCTTGTCGTAGTCCAAGTTCACCGCCACCGATCCGCAACCCGCGAATATCAAGAAGTAGGTCCCGAAGACCTCCGCAATCAACTGCAACGTTGCGAGAAATTCGCTTGCGcctcaaaagattgatgaacATCCAACTGAATacggaaaggaaaagaaaaggacagaaagaaaacaagaaggaagggattggaggaagaaagagtaGATGGAGATGAGAGGAGAACGCAAGCAACCTTTTGaatgaagggaaaagagaagaaagtgcTCTTAATCTCTTCCTTGGTGTTGGAAGTGTCTTCCATTTCCAAGACAACTCCATGGTTTCCATTGCTCCCACTGATCTGATCTGCCATTTTCGTGCTGATATTTCAGAGAAAATACTCAAGATAAGGAACCCCTCCGTTTGGCATTCGGAAAGAAGCAGGCCCAATTTATACTTGTACTTGAAAGTTGAAAGAGTTATGGATAAAGATGATGTATGCCAGCTtgctctttatttttatttttttttggggttaggCTCATGCTTTTTGATGGTAAGCAAATTAGGAAATGACATATTTCCTTTCACCAGCAAAGATATGGGAGAGATGGATTTGTTCTATGGATGGGACTAAACAGGGCAAAAAAGATCCATTAAGGAAAGTTTTGGACCATTTCATTATTTTAGGTTGTAAACTTAAATTGGGTTTAATCGTTGCTTTTTCCCGCCTTTTTATCTAATAGAGCTTTATGAGGgtttttatttccaatttaattttcaaaaaaaaaatatttacgaaattatttttttaaataaaactaTTTACGGATTTGAGCTTCGTTCAGCGGTTGGAATGCCGAACGAGCGAGGGAGGCCGGGCCTCCCTCGCTCGCTCAGCGGTTGGATTACCGAACAAGAGTGGGGGCCCCCGCCTCCCCCCCTCGGCATCTCGCTCACTATAGCGCCAAGCGTTGCAGGCTCATGGGCGCTGTAGCCTCTGCGCCTTCCCCCCCTCTTCCCCCTCCTCTTCTTTAAAATTTCATTTCCCTCGTTCTCTCATCctcaaaattttctcttttttccgaACGCTTTctcgctctccctctccttgAGACGTTCTTCCTTCACCTCGAACGTTCTATCACTCTATGGCTTTCTCTAGcggctctatttaaaaaaaaaggttaacaGTTGGAGCCGCTATAGAAAGCCATAAAGGAGAACACGATATAGTACTTGGAGacagggtaaataaaaaaattcgcctTAATctcattaaaatttttttgggactcattttcgcaattatgtccatattcatttatAGGTGATTAGATGGCCCGAGAATCACAGGCTGAATTTGACCCCAtccgaaaaatagttttttaaaataatttcaaaattttaataataaaaaaataaaaaaatagaaaattgattaaaaaatgttttaaaatcatagaaaagaaaaaaaatcaaaaaaattcattcaaaatttgaaaaagtagtaaatgaccacaatcaactggtcatggACGATTGTGggtatttggcccccgatttaaaaaaaaaataacaatttttccattttggcaAAATctctaccaaaaaaattcaaagaattctggaaaatcttgaaaaataagaaatagccacaatcaactgaccaaatcctaatttgggtaatttgactttttgtgctttcaaaaatgatgattttgcccctttCGACAAATTGGCTTCCAAATTTTTCGAATTTACCCATGCACTTTGATCACACATTTTCTAAGCCCTTAGAGCTATATcgtacatttatttcatttgatatattaattgttataatgttaatttgttaatgtgttcGGGATGATGTTTATTGAATTGTATGTgagaaataatttgtaatttctttatttagcatAATATCGTTTACATTTTTTGTGATTGTATAttggggaggtagaatagtgcaaaaagaattggacatgattacgaagccggacaatctaccatgctggagtttgcaaacatatcgacatttgattTGTTACATGTTACGATAGAAAGCGCGTTGAATATAATATCTAAGCAATATATTCATAAGCTGATATATAGATTTCCGATTTTAACAAGAGATTGTGTCATATATGACATTATAGAGGTGTATGATGATAGTACCGTTAGGATGATCTAGCAATTTGTACTTGGGACGGGTACTACgggatttttacaattttatgcaATTGTAACTGTacaccaagtgataaatgattcagTTGGGAAAGGTTctaatgttggtgaagatgacgtTGGTGTGCATAATTAGTACATGGAACCCtatcataatgatgataatgatggagatgataac contains:
- the LOC115727304 gene encoding aquaporin NIP1-1-like isoform X1; the encoded protein is MADQISGSNGNHGVVLEMEDTSNTKEEIKSTFFSFPFIQKLIAEVFGTYFLIFAGCGSVAVNLDYDKVVTLLGISIVWGLAVMVLVYSVGHISGAHFNPAVTIAFATCKRFPWKQVPPYILAQVVGSTLANGTLRLLFTREPNHFLGTQPAGSDMQCFVFEFIITFYLMFIISGVATDNRAIGELAGLAVGATVLLNVMFAGPVTGASMNPARSLGPAIVFHHYDKLWIYIVAPTVGAISGAWIYNLIRFTDKSIREITKCGSFLRSSTRNSSS
- the LOC115727304 gene encoding aquaporin NIP1-1-like isoform X2, producing MADQISGSNGNHGVVLEMEDTSNTKEEIKSTFFSFPFIQKLIAEVFGTYFLIFAGCGSVAVNLDYDKVVTLLGISIVWGLAVMVLVYSVGHISGAHFNPAVTIAFATCKRFPWKQVPPYILAQVVGSTLANGTLRLLFTREPNHFLGTQPAGSDMQCFVFEFIITFYLMFIISGVATDNRAIGELAGLAVGATVLLNVMFAGNGSVNESSKELGSGDSVSPLR